The following proteins are co-located in the Triticum aestivum cultivar Chinese Spring chromosome 1A, IWGSC CS RefSeq v2.1, whole genome shotgun sequence genome:
- the LOC123123986 gene encoding uncharacterized protein → MGSPPRRRSCSSMACGGTRMEWSELPADLVLAVFALLPSDADRVRFRAVCQRWAAVAAFWRPRPWLVGSRTDRSGQGAAMSSFWLSQAGRLVPFAAAVPPGLEYLSSSHGYLVLSDPTAVPKAITLVNPVTGRRIPLPPIAFFKRWHDVATVVLSADPGGATEWAAVAAGFPADRIAYYSSATGAWTPLAFSAAGYAGVEHYRGRFYVAFKNQLCVICELECGAPPAVIPLEHVEGDGGGGGSDDDELVPGSGRSVALDSHLVECDGQLLLVSVRDETDYNSDNDIGAGDADADDEGSSAGGGSTRVVEVHRVELVGDGAVRLVRVEDLGWHALFLGRNQAFALSTADFPACRVNCVYLLDRQGHPDGVVRVVNMESQWARLEETIYPDDGRRGLPSVGWARRGWFFPNN, encoded by the coding sequence ATGGGCTCTCCTCCTCGGCGGCGCAGCTGTTCCTCCATGGCGTGCGGCGGTACCCGCATGGAGTGGTCCGAGCTGCCCGCTGACCTCGTGCTCGCCGTCTTCGCGCTGCTCCCCTCCGACGCCGACCGCGTCCGCTTCCGCGCCGTCTGCCAGAGGTGGGCCGCCGTGGCGGCGTTCTGGCGCCCGCGGCCGTGGCTCGTCGGCTCCCGCACCGACCGCTCCGGCCAGGGCGCCGCCATGTCGTCCTTCTGGCTCTCCCAGGCCGGCCGCCTCGTGCCCTTCGCTGCCGCCGTGCCCCCCGGCCTGGAGTACCTCTCCTCCTCCCACGGCTACCTCGTGCTCTCCGACCCCACGGCCGTCCCCAAGGCGATTACGCTGGTCAACCCCGTCACCGGCCGGCGCATCCCGCTCCCTCCCATCGCCTTCTTCAAGAGGTGGCACGACGTGGCCACCGTCGTGCTGTCGGCCGATCCGGGCGGGGCCACCGAGTGGGCCGCGGTGGCCGCCGGCTTCCCGGCCGACCGCATCGCGTACTACAGCTCCGCCACGGGAGCCTGGACGCCCCTGGCTTTCAGCGCCGCCGGGTACGCCGGGGTCGAGCACTACAGGGGGCGGTTCTACGTGGCCTTCAAGAATCAGCTCTGCGTCATCTGCGAGCTTGAGTGCGGCGCGCCCCCTGCCGTCATCCCGCTCGAGCAcgtcgagggcgacggcggcggcggtggatccgaCGACGACGAGCTGGTCCCAGGAAGCGGCAGGTCCGTCGCCCTCGACTCGCACCTGGTGGAGTGCGACGGCCAGCTGCTGCTCGTGTCGGTGCGCGACGAGACGGACTACAACTCGGACAACGACATTGGCGCgggcgacgccgacgccgacgacgaGGGCAGCAGCGCCGGCGGCGGCAGCACGCGCGTGGTCGAGGTGCACAGGGTGGAATTAGTCGGGGACGGTGCTGTGCGGCTGGTGCGGGTGGAGGACCTCGGCTGGCACGCTCTGTTCCTTGGCCGGAACCAAGCGTTCGCGCTCTCGACGGCAGACTTCCCGGCGTGCCGCGTCAACTGCGTCTACCTCTTGGACAGGCAGGGCCACCCTGACGGGGTCGTCAGGGTGGTGAACATGGAGAGCCAGTGGGCGCGCCTCGAGGAGACCATCTACCCCGACGACGGCCGGCGAGGTTTGCCCTCGGTCGGCTGGGCTCGCCGTGGCTGGTTCTTCCCGAATAATTAA